In Hermetia illucens chromosome 1, iHerIll2.2.curated.20191125, whole genome shotgun sequence, one genomic interval encodes:
- the LOC119650969 gene encoding odorant receptor 85c-like, translating into MGSQVKTVQFSHFMAVALGLYKTMGIDTFTSQVKYGTLDRFIQVVILHLGTWNLILIIIGEIIYLLKSFGSFENFLQITAVLPCIGLCVGSMGKILTVWNKKTQVKTILSQLEGIFPRNLVEQEKFQVETYRKHITKMIIPLTVVTMFALWVFNLYELFDSSVYYFRNRQFQKVYPYFVWYPFDDQTNVAYPLVYLHQCYAGYVAVGSTLATDLLLCCIINQLRMHFDFISRQIAEIVPKGRPNDVRIVKHLIEHHITILRISDEVNDVFGLSTLYIFVSSSLIICLTGFQVSAGVTDKDLVKYILFLAYELFTVFVVCYHGNYLIDSGMNNLEEMQQS; encoded by the exons ATGGGTTCACAAGTGAAAACTGTTCAGTTCAGCCATTTCATGGCGGTTGCTCTTGGCTTGTATAAAACTATGGGAATCGACACATTTACTTCGCAAGTGAAATATGGCACTCTTGATAGGTTTATCCAAGTTGTCATCTTGCACTTAGGCACATGGAACTTGATACTGATAATAATTGGTGAAATCATCTACCTGCTAAAATCCTTTGGATCTTTTGAGAATTTTCTGCAAATAACAGCAGTACTCCCTTGTATTGGACTGTGCGTGGGTTCAATGGGAAAAATTTTGACCGTCTGGAACAAAAAAACGCAAGTTAAAACTATCTTAAGCCAACTTGAGGGAATATTCCCGCGAAATCTTGTCGAACAGGAGAAGTTTCAAGTCGAAACTTATAGGAAACATATAACGAAAATGATAATCCCTTTGACTGTAGTGACAATGTTTGCGCTATGGGTGTTCAATTTGTATGAATTATTCGATTCATCTGTTTATTACTTTCGCAATCGGCAGTTCCAAAAAGTGTATCCTTATTTTGTTTGGTATCCTTTTGATGACCAAACTAATGTAGCTTATCCACTAGTATATTTGCATCAATGCTATGCGGGCTACGTAGCAGTAGGCTCTACCTTGGCGACTGATTTACTTTTGTGCTGTATCATCAACCAACTTCGAATGCACTTCGATTTTATATCGAGGCAGATTGCAGAAATAGTTCCCAAAGGAAGACCAAATGATGTGCGaattgtgaaacatttgattGAACATCATATTACAATTTTGAG AATATCGGACGAAGTGAATGATGTTTTTGGCTTATCCACCCTCTACatttttgtttcttcttctCTGATTATTTGTTTGACCGGATTCCAAGTCTCTGCCGGCGTAACTGACAAGGATCTTGttaaatatatattatttttgGCGTATGAATTATTTACGGTGTTCGTCGTGTGCTACCACGGAAATTACTTAATTGATTCG GGAATGAATAATttggaagaaatgcaacaatctTAA
- the LOC119661175 gene encoding odorant receptor 85c-like, with product MKTETKLFLASIVMDPKVKLVQFSDFMGITAFFYKTLGIEAFITTTQVEHGGFGNIVQVLLFHLGTWNLILSIIGEIIYLEQSFGSFANFLQITALLPCIGLCIGSIGKILTVWSKKVQLKRLLLELKHMFPQTRAEQEEFRIEAYRKHIPRVILPCTAVSMATIWVFNLYELFDSLINYFRYGYYAKVYPYFIWYPFNAQTEWAYPIIYLLQTHAGYVAVGSSLATDLLLCCIINQLQIHFDHIARQLSKMVPEGKPNDVRHIKQLIERHITILRITTEVNDVFGLSSLYIFVSSSLIICLTGFQVSAGVTNKDLVKYILFLVYQCSSVFMVSYHGNVLIDSSLGVCNAAYGQEWFQANQEYKKILLFLLTRAKKPKTLNATSMLSVSLMTFNRVISSSYQFFALVRSMYTK from the exons ATGAAAACC GAGACAAAGTTATTCCTCGCATCAATCGTAATGGATCCAAAAGTGAAACTTGTTCAGTTTAGTGATTTTATGGGAATTACTGCATTTTTCTATAAAACGTTGGGGATCGAGGCGTTCATTACAACCACGCAAGTAGAGCACGGAGGTTTTGGAAATATAGTTCAAGTTCTTCTCTTCCACCTGGGCACATGGAATCTAATTTTGTCGATCATTGGTGAAATCATTTACTTGGAGCAATCGTTTGGATCCTTTGCAAATTTCCTGCAAATAACAGCATTGTTGCCCTGTATTGGATTGTGTATTGGTTCAATAGGAAAAATCTTAACTGTTTGGAGTAAAAAAGTGCAGCTAAAACGTTTGTTGCTCGAGCTCAAGCATATGTTTCCGCAAACACGTGCTGAACAGGAAGAATTTCGAATCGAAGCCTATCGAAAACACATACCAAGAGTTATACTTCCTTGTACAGCTGTGTCCATGGCGACCATATGGGTGTTCAACTTGTATGAATTGTTTGATTCGTTGATAAACTACTTTCGCTATGGGTACTATGCAAAAGTGTATCCTTACTTTATATGGTACCCTTTTAATGCTCAGACAGAGTGGGCTTATCCAATAATTTACTTACTTCAGACTCATGCGGGTTACGTTGCAGTAGGCTCTAGTTTGGCGACCGATTTGCTTCTATGCTGCATTATCAATCAACTTCAAATACATTTTGACCATATTGCGAGGCAACTTTCCAAAATGGTACCCGAAGGAAAACCAAATGACGTACGACATATAAAACAATTGATTGAGCGTCATATCACAATTTTGAG AATTACAACCGAAGTGAATGATGTTTTCGGCTTATCTAGTCTTTATATTTTTGTCTCGTCTTCCTTAATTATTTGCTTAACTGGATTTCAAGTATCAGCTGGCGTTACTAACAAGGATTTAGTTAAATACATACTGTTTCTAGTATATCAGTGTTCTTCAGTGTTTATGGTGTCATACCACGGAAATGTACTTATTGATTCG AGCCTAGGAGTGTGTAATGCTGCTTATGGTCAAGAATGGTTTCAAGCCAATCAAGAATACAAGAAAATATTATTGTTCCTACTAACCAGAGCAAAGAAACCTAAGACGTTAAATGCTACAAGCATGCTATCTGTATCTCTGATGACATTTAACCGG GTTATCAGCTCTTCGTATCAGTTTTTTGCTCTGGTGAGATCCATGTACACCAAATAA